In the Flavobacterium pallidum genome, one interval contains:
- a CDS encoding bestrophin family protein has protein sequence MLLKKKIPMKYVLGKIRVELILVLLYAVGFSVFHFYYSGVPLNIPIAIPGILGTIISLLLAFKSNQAYDRWWEARIVWGSIVNDSRSLLRQVIAFYKDQDFSVEANDFRERFAQRQAAWCYSLGQSLRGKDVMKSIKSLLEEEELQFVKRHKHVPNALLMLHAKDLTKALEKGKINSFQQVEIDNTLTRLCDAMGKCERIKNTIFPTTYSMYIRFTLCLFVILLPFGMAEHLGWLVIPVVTLIGAAFFLVEKMAIHLQDPFENRPTDTPMTLIAMNIEQNLLQMVNEFRDEYQNEIPDDKPKLHHIQPVKNGYFVL, from the coding sequence ATGCTATTGAAAAAGAAAATTCCCATGAAGTATGTTTTGGGAAAAATACGTGTCGAACTAATATTGGTATTGCTTTATGCCGTGGGATTTTCGGTTTTCCACTTTTATTATTCTGGCGTTCCGTTGAATATCCCGATTGCCATTCCGGGGATTTTAGGCACCATCATTTCACTTTTGCTCGCGTTTAAATCGAACCAGGCTTACGACCGTTGGTGGGAAGCAAGAATTGTCTGGGGTTCGATCGTAAATGATTCCCGATCGCTGCTGCGCCAGGTCATCGCTTTCTATAAAGACCAGGATTTTTCAGTCGAAGCCAACGATTTCAGGGAACGTTTCGCACAAAGGCAGGCCGCGTGGTGTTACAGCCTCGGGCAATCCTTACGCGGGAAAGATGTCATGAAATCGATAAAATCGTTGTTGGAAGAAGAAGAACTGCAGTTTGTGAAACGCCATAAACATGTGCCGAACGCCCTATTGATGCTGCATGCCAAAGACCTTACAAAAGCTTTGGAAAAAGGAAAAATCAATTCCTTCCAACAAGTTGAAATCGACAATACACTGACGCGTTTGTGCGATGCCATGGGGAAATGTGAACGCATTAAAAACACGATTTTCCCGACCACGTACAGTATGTACATCCGTTTTACGCTTTGCCTGTTCGTCATATTATTGCCCTTCGGGATGGCAGAACACCTCGGTTGGCTGGTCATTCCGGTGGTGACATTGATTGGTGCTGCGTTTTTCCTTGTCGAAAAAATGGCAATTCACCTCCAGGACCCTTTTGAAAACAGGCCAACCGATACGCCGATGACGCTGATTGCCATGAATATCGAGCAAAACCTGTTGCAGATGGTGAATGAATTCCGGGACGAATACCAGAATGAGATTCCGGACGACAAGCCGAAACTGCATCACATACAGCCTGTTAAGAATGGTTATTTTGTACTTTAA
- the fabD gene encoding ACP S-malonyltransferase, whose translation MKAYVFPGQGAQFTGMGKDLYETSNLAKTLFEKANDILGFRITDIMFEGTAEALKETKVTQPAVFLHSVILAKTLGNDFKPDMVAGHSLGEFSALVANGALSFEDALKLVSQRAMAMQKACEITPSTMAAVLGLDDKTVEDVCASVDGVVVAANYNCPGQLVISGETTAVEKACEAMKAAGAKRALILPVGGAFHSPMMEPAREELAAAIESTSFSTPICPVYQNVTASAVSDPAEIKKNLIIQLTAPVRWTQSVQQMIKDGATSFTEIGPGKVLTGLVSKIDREVATENI comes from the coding sequence ATGAAAGCATACGTATTTCCAGGACAGGGTGCGCAATTCACCGGAATGGGTAAAGATTTATATGAAACTTCAAACCTGGCCAAAACCTTGTTTGAGAAAGCAAACGACATCCTCGGTTTCCGCATCACGGACATCATGTTTGAAGGCACTGCGGAAGCATTGAAAGAAACTAAGGTTACACAGCCTGCGGTATTCTTGCACTCGGTGATATTGGCAAAAACCTTAGGAAATGACTTCAAACCGGATATGGTGGCAGGGCATTCCCTCGGTGAATTTTCTGCGTTGGTGGCCAATGGTGCCTTATCATTCGAAGATGCATTGAAACTGGTTTCACAACGAGCGATGGCGATGCAGAAAGCGTGCGAAATTACCCCTTCTACCATGGCTGCAGTTTTAGGCTTGGACGATAAAACCGTAGAAGATGTTTGTGCCTCTGTCGATGGCGTAGTGGTGGCTGCGAATTATAACTGCCCGGGCCAGCTCGTGATTTCCGGTGAAACCACAGCGGTTGAAAAAGCCTGCGAAGCGATGAAGGCTGCAGGTGCAAAAAGGGCGCTGATATTGCCTGTAGGCGGGGCTTTCCATTCCCCTATGATGGAACCGGCAAGGGAAGAACTGGCTGCTGCTATTGAAAGTACTTCTTTCTCTACACCGATTTGCCCGGTGTACCAAAACGTAACTGCTTCGGCAGTTTCTGATCCGGCGGAAATCAAGAAAAACCTGATTATCCAATTGACGGCTCCCGTGAGATGGACACAATCAGTACAGCAGATGATTAAGGATGGTGCTACTTCATTTACTGAAATCGGGCCAGGAAAAGTATTGACAGGATTGGTTAGTAAGATTGACCGTGAAGTCGCTACTGAAAATATTTGA
- the galE gene encoding UDP-glucose 4-epimerase GalE has protein sequence MKIAVTGGLGFIGSHTVVELIAKGFEVIVIDNLSNASEGVLDGIKAITGIKPIFEKIDLREKEAVVSFFKKHHDLKGVIHFAASKAVGESVENPLLYYENNIGTLVYLLQQLQQMPEASFIFSSSCTVYGQAVSMPITEDAAVQPAMSPYGNTKQIGEEIIRDVANISHIKAILLRYFNPVGAHPSAEIGELPLGVPQNLVPFITQTAAGLRKELSVYGSDYPTSDGTCVRDYIHVVDLAKAHVIALERLINNQHAEKVETFNLGTGTGSTVLEVIHAFEKVSGKKLPYKLVDKRPGDVIEAYADTQKANDVLGWKTGFSLEDAMRDAWRWERKIRAIEN, from the coding sequence ATGAAAATAGCCGTGACCGGAGGCCTTGGATTCATTGGGTCGCATACTGTTGTGGAACTTATTGCCAAGGGATTTGAAGTGATCGTTATCGACAATCTTTCAAACGCCTCCGAAGGTGTTCTTGACGGTATCAAAGCCATTACAGGAATAAAACCGATCTTCGAAAAAATCGATCTTCGCGAAAAAGAAGCGGTTGTCTCATTTTTTAAAAAACACCATGACCTGAAAGGTGTCATTCATTTTGCTGCGTCAAAAGCAGTTGGTGAAAGCGTTGAAAATCCATTACTGTATTACGAAAACAATATCGGTACTTTGGTGTATTTGCTACAGCAATTGCAGCAAATGCCGGAAGCGAGTTTTATTTTCAGCTCTTCATGCACCGTTTACGGACAGGCAGTTTCCATGCCGATTACCGAAGATGCCGCCGTACAACCTGCAATGTCACCGTATGGGAACACCAAGCAAATAGGAGAAGAAATCATACGCGATGTGGCGAATATCAGCCACATTAAGGCGATTTTATTGCGGTATTTTAATCCGGTCGGGGCACACCCATCTGCAGAAATAGGAGAGTTGCCGTTAGGTGTGCCGCAGAATTTAGTGCCATTCATTACCCAGACTGCCGCGGGATTAAGGAAGGAACTGTCGGTTTATGGGTCAGATTATCCTACTTCTGACGGTACCTGTGTCCGCGACTACATCCATGTGGTCGATTTGGCCAAAGCACATGTTATCGCATTGGAAAGGCTCATCAATAACCAGCATGCTGAAAAAGTGGAAACCTTCAACCTCGGCACCGGAACGGGAAGTACTGTGCTCGAAGTGATACATGCTTTTGAAAAAGTAAGCGGCAAAAAATTACCTTATAAATTAGTAGATAAAAGACCCGGCGATGTGATTGAAGCTTATGCCGATACGCAAAAAGCCAACGATGTGCTTGGCTGGAAAACCGGATTTTCACTTGAAGACGCGATGCGCGACGCGTGGCGCTGGGAAAGGAAAATAAGGGCAATTGAAAATTGA
- a CDS encoding DegT/DnrJ/EryC1/StrS family aminotransferase, whose protein sequence is MKKIQMVDLKGQYERIKETVNASIQEVLDTNTYINGPLVHTFQKNLEEYLGAKHVIPCANGTDALQIAMMGFDLKPGDEVITADFTFAATVEVIALLQLTPVLVDVEEDTFNISIAAIEKAITPKTKAIVPVHLFGQAANMDAIMALAKKHNLYVIEDNAQAIGANYKSADGSKKKAGIIGHVASTSFFPSKNLGCYGDGGAIFTNDDALAHTLRGIVNHGMYVRYHHDVVGVNSRLDSIQAGVLNAKLPHLDNYNEARQLAASKYSSALANHKNIITPFIAGEKDSHVFHQYTLRIVGADRDGLMQHLLDKGIPCAIYYPIPLHAQKAYLDPRYKEEDFPITNRLVKEVISLPMHTELDDEQIKFITDSILEFLN, encoded by the coding sequence ATGAAAAAAATCCAGATGGTTGACCTGAAAGGGCAATACGAACGTATCAAGGAAACCGTAAATGCTTCCATTCAGGAAGTGCTTGACACCAATACTTACATCAACGGGCCGCTGGTCCATACTTTCCAGAAAAATCTCGAGGAATACCTTGGTGCAAAGCACGTTATTCCGTGCGCGAACGGAACTGATGCGCTCCAGATCGCTATGATGGGATTTGATTTAAAGCCAGGGGATGAAGTGATTACGGCCGATTTTACGTTTGCTGCGACAGTGGAAGTGATTGCGCTTTTGCAACTCACCCCGGTGTTGGTGGATGTGGAAGAAGATACGTTCAATATTTCGATTGCTGCCATCGAAAAAGCAATTACGCCGAAGACCAAAGCGATCGTTCCGGTACACCTTTTCGGGCAGGCCGCAAATATGGATGCAATTATGGCATTGGCGAAAAAGCACAACTTATACGTAATTGAAGACAACGCGCAGGCGATTGGAGCGAATTATAAATCGGCTGATGGTTCAAAGAAGAAAGCCGGGATTATCGGGCATGTGGCTTCAACCTCATTTTTTCCATCTAAAAACCTGGGCTGCTATGGTGACGGCGGTGCGATTTTCACTAATGATGATGCATTGGCACACACACTTCGCGGTATTGTAAACCACGGCATGTATGTACGTTACCATCATGATGTGGTGGGTGTAAATTCCCGTCTGGACAGTATCCAGGCCGGTGTGTTGAATGCAAAATTGCCGCACCTGGACAATTACAACGAAGCCCGCCAGCTTGCAGCTTCGAAATATTCGTCAGCATTAGCCAATCATAAAAACATCATTACGCCGTTTATAGCTGGTGAAAAGGACAGCCACGTGTTCCATCAATACACTTTAAGGATCGTCGGTGCCGACCGTGACGGACTCATGCAGCACCTTTTGGATAAAGGGATCCCGTGTGCAATTTATTACCCGATTCCCCTGCATGCGCAAAAAGCGTATCTGGATCCAAGGTATAAGGAAGAAGATTTCCCGATCACGAACCGTTTGGTAAAAGAAGTGATTTCCTTGCCGATGCATACCGAGTTGGATGATGAGCAGATCAAATTTATTACGGATAGCATCCTGGAATTTTTAAATTAA
- a CDS encoding 3-deoxy-D-manno-octulosonic acid transferase: MIFLYNLIVLTASQLVKVAAMFSPKMKLFVEGRKEVTQKILAKINPSDRTIWFHTASLGEFEQGLPVMEAIKQKYPNHKIVVTFFSPSGYEVRKNNTVADVTVYLPLDTPAKVKSFLKAAHPDMVFFVKYEFWPNYLRQLKQQNIPTYLISGIFRENQVFFKWYGGFYRKALRTFEQFFVQNEKSKNLLQSIGFQNVKISGDTRFDRVSKILERDNSLDFIEDFIDGKMTLVAGSSWPKDESQYRDFVNDPSFDVKYIIAPHTIKPEQMQELKNSFTKKPVLFSEKEGKNLADYDIFIIDTIGLLTKIYSYADIAYVGGGFGTAGLHNILEPATFGIPIVIGPNYAKFSEAVALVGLGGCLSVKTKNELEETLALLIQNQDERLEKGHVCSTFVQMNKNATDIIMKNIQNV; the protein is encoded by the coding sequence ATGATTTTCCTTTACAACCTTATCGTCCTGACGGCTTCGCAACTGGTAAAAGTCGCAGCAATGTTCAGTCCGAAGATGAAACTTTTCGTGGAAGGAAGGAAAGAGGTAACACAGAAAATCCTTGCAAAAATAAACCCGTCAGACCGCACAATCTGGTTCCACACCGCATCCTTAGGCGAATTCGAGCAGGGACTTCCCGTGATGGAAGCCATCAAACAGAAATACCCAAACCATAAAATCGTCGTGACTTTCTTTTCTCCTTCAGGCTATGAAGTCAGGAAAAACAACACTGTCGCCGACGTAACGGTCTATCTGCCTTTGGACACTCCGGCAAAAGTGAAATCCTTTCTGAAAGCCGCGCATCCGGATATGGTTTTCTTTGTAAAATATGAGTTTTGGCCGAATTATCTCAGGCAGCTGAAACAACAAAATATCCCAACATATCTGATTTCAGGAATCTTTCGGGAAAATCAGGTTTTCTTTAAGTGGTATGGTGGTTTTTACAGAAAAGCGCTGCGTACTTTCGAACAGTTCTTTGTGCAGAATGAAAAATCGAAAAATCTGTTGCAAAGCATCGGTTTCCAAAATGTAAAAATCAGTGGTGATACGCGTTTCGACCGTGTTTCGAAAATTTTGGAACGCGACAATTCCCTCGATTTCATTGAAGATTTCATCGATGGAAAAATGACTTTGGTTGCCGGAAGCTCGTGGCCTAAGGATGAAAGCCAATACCGGGACTTCGTCAACGACCCTTCTTTTGACGTAAAATACATCATTGCGCCACACACGATCAAGCCCGAACAAATGCAGGAATTGAAAAACAGCTTTACCAAAAAACCCGTTTTATTTTCTGAAAAGGAAGGCAAAAACCTGGCCGATTACGACATTTTCATCATCGACACCATCGGTTTGCTGACGAAAATTTACAGTTATGCCGACATCGCTTATGTAGGCGGAGGCTTTGGTACTGCGGGTCTTCACAATATCCTGGAACCGGCGACTTTTGGCATCCCGATCGTGATTGGCCCGAATTATGCGAAATTTTCAGAAGCCGTGGCGCTGGTCGGTTTGGGCGGATGCCTTTCGGTGAAAACCAAAAATGAACTGGAGGAAACATTGGCGCTTTTGATCCAAAACCAGGATGAAAGGCTTGAGAAAGGGCATGTCTGCAGCACTTTTGTGCAGATGAATAAGAATGCGACGGACATCATCATGAAAAACATTCAAAATGTGTGA
- a CDS encoding GNAT family N-acetyltransferase gives MCEFISITENDIPVILSMMENFYAIDGYPIDIEKSNRLFETFIADENLGKAWLIYSDGEVAGYVILTTIFSFEYGGKIAFIDELYIKEEFRGKGIGKASVTFLKEAATKLGLKLLYLEVEHHNSNAQELYLKSGFSLHNRRLMQYKIK, from the coding sequence ATGTGTGAATTCATTTCCATAACCGAAAATGACATTCCTGTCATCCTTTCCATGATGGAAAATTTTTACGCCATCGATGGTTATCCGATTGACATTGAAAAATCAAATAGACTGTTCGAAACCTTTATCGCCGATGAAAACCTGGGCAAAGCATGGCTGATTTATTCTGACGGAGAAGTCGCTGGTTACGTCATCCTCACTACGATTTTCAGTTTCGAATACGGCGGAAAAATCGCTTTTATCGACGAGTTATATATTAAGGAAGAATTCCGCGGCAAGGGAATCGGGAAAGCCAGTGTAACTTTCCTGAAGGAAGCAGCGACTAAACTGGGGCTGAAGTTGTTGTACCTTGAAGTCGAGCACCACAATTCGAATGCGCAGGAGTTGTACCTCAAATCCGGATTTTCGCTGCACAACCGGCGGCTGATGCAATATAAAATCAAATAA
- a CDS encoding S46 family peptidase, with the protein MRFLKLIFLFVVIQAKAQQGGMWIPSLLEGMNEKEMKNLGMKMSAADIYDVNHSSLKDAVPQFDGGCTSEVISPKGLLLTNHHCGFDAIQSHSSVAHDYLTDGFWAYKMEDELPNEGMVVMFIVKIEDVTKQILTGTENLAEADKQKKIQENITALSNTFPKERWQENKIRTFYEGNQYLLFVTETFKDIRLVGAPPSSIGKFGSDTDNWVWPRHTGDFSLFRIYADKDNHPAPYSKENVPYVPKHFLPISLDGVKDNDFNMVMGFPGRTTEYLPSVAIEQIVDELNPAKIEVRDKALKIEDGFMRKDNAIKIQYASKYAGIANYWKKWIGETQGLKKSGAVNVRKQDEKRFQQEVVKKGKTSEYGSLLSDFETNYKEIAPYALARDYFNEVALRNTELLSVGYKLYQLEQLQKTKGEQAFTDRKNTLANGLGDFYKDYNKNVDEKIFEELIRIYALKVPFQFIPPGLAGTDTRKLTVEIYDTSALTSYDAIKKLLTGDTQTVLNNMNADKGYQLIKNMADTYLNKVAPKYDEINLRITALQRTYIKALLELKTRDRMFPDANSTLRVTYGKVKGYKAKDATIYESKTYLDGVMEKYIPGDYEFDVSPKLIDLYSKKDFGRYGEDGKMPVCFIGTSHTTGGNSGSPAIDARGNLIGLNFDRVWEGTMSDIYYDPAICRNVMTDIRYVLFIIDKFAGAQNIIDELKLVHPKKKR; encoded by the coding sequence ATGAGATTCTTAAAACTGATATTTTTATTTGTCGTTATCCAGGCCAAAGCGCAGCAGGGAGGCATGTGGATTCCATCACTATTGGAGGGCATGAATGAAAAGGAAATGAAAAACCTGGGCATGAAAATGTCGGCAGCCGATATTTATGATGTCAACCATTCGAGCCTGAAAGATGCCGTGCCGCAGTTTGATGGCGGCTGCACCTCGGAAGTGATTTCCCCGAAAGGATTGCTGCTGACGAACCATCATTGCGGATTCGATGCGATACAGTCACATTCTTCCGTAGCACACGATTATCTCACCGATGGTTTCTGGGCCTATAAAATGGAAGATGAATTGCCGAATGAAGGCATGGTGGTGATGTTCATCGTAAAAATCGAAGACGTCACGAAACAGATTTTAACGGGCACCGAAAATTTGGCAGAAGCCGACAAACAAAAGAAAATCCAGGAAAACATTACTGCCCTTTCCAATACGTTCCCGAAGGAGCGCTGGCAGGAAAACAAGATTCGTACGTTTTATGAAGGCAATCAATACCTGCTTTTCGTAACGGAGACTTTCAAAGACATCCGGTTGGTTGGGGCACCGCCGTCGTCCATCGGTAAATTCGGGTCGGATACGGACAACTGGGTTTGGCCGCGTCATACCGGAGATTTCTCATTGTTCCGCATTTATGCCGATAAAGACAACCATCCGGCACCTTACTCAAAAGAAAATGTGCCGTATGTGCCGAAACATTTCCTGCCGATATCACTCGACGGTGTAAAAGACAACGACTTCAATATGGTGATGGGCTTTCCGGGAAGGACTACGGAATATTTACCGTCAGTAGCCATTGAGCAGATCGTTGACGAGCTGAATCCCGCCAAGATTGAAGTGCGCGACAAAGCGCTTAAGATTGAAGATGGATTTATGCGCAAGGACAATGCGATTAAAATCCAGTATGCCTCAAAATATGCAGGCATAGCCAATTATTGGAAGAAATGGATTGGTGAAACGCAGGGATTGAAGAAGTCAGGCGCGGTTAATGTGCGCAAACAGGACGAAAAGCGTTTCCAGCAGGAAGTCGTCAAAAAAGGGAAAACGTCCGAATATGGCAGCCTATTGTCTGATTTCGAAACCAATTACAAAGAAATTGCGCCGTATGCTTTGGCACGGGATTATTTCAATGAAGTAGCGTTGCGCAATACGGAATTGCTGAGTGTCGGGTATAAATTGTATCAATTGGAGCAGTTGCAGAAGACCAAAGGCGAACAGGCATTTACCGACAGGAAAAATACTTTGGCCAATGGCTTAGGTGATTTTTACAAGGATTACAACAAAAATGTAGACGAGAAAATATTTGAGGAACTGATCCGTATCTATGCGCTTAAAGTACCTTTCCAGTTTATACCTCCCGGACTTGCAGGTACCGACACACGAAAATTGACTGTGGAAATTTATGATACATCAGCGCTTACCAGTTATGATGCCATCAAAAAATTACTGACCGGCGATACCCAGACCGTCCTTAATAATATGAATGCGGACAAAGGTTACCAGCTGATCAAGAATATGGCCGACACTTACCTTAATAAGGTAGCTCCGAAATATGATGAAATCAACCTTCGGATTACGGCTTTGCAGCGCACGTACATCAAAGCCCTTCTGGAATTAAAAACCCGCGACCGGATGTTTCCTGATGCAAACAGCACGCTGCGTGTCACTTATGGCAAAGTGAAGGGATACAAGGCCAAAGACGCTACGATTTATGAATCGAAAACGTATCTTGACGGTGTGATGGAAAAATATATTCCGGGCGATTATGAGTTTGACGTGTCTCCAAAACTGATTGACCTTTATAGTAAAAAGGATTTTGGCCGATATGGTGAAGACGGAAAAATGCCCGTTTGTTTCATAGGGACAAGCCATACTACGGGCGGAAATTCAGGAAGTCCGGCGATTGACGCACGCGGAAACCTGATCGGGTTGAATTTCGACCGCGTTTGGGAAGGCACGATGAGCGACATTTACTACGATCCGGCAATTTGCAGGAATGTGATGACAGATATCCGTTATGTGCTGTTCATTATTGACAAATTTGCAGGGGCGCAAAACATCATTGACGAACTCAAACTGGTGCACCCGAAGAAAAAAAGATAA
- a CDS encoding DUF1508 domain-containing protein produces the protein MSKRFNGEYKFAFTSRKGKTIFSSPGYELRFECEEAIEKLKSNLVDASYSRHKAAAGKYFFKLTIDEELTVTSRKYSTELRLQKGIDEVNQSAASAEILDFTQNDIVFG, from the coding sequence ATGAGTAAAAGATTTAACGGGGAATATAAATTTGCATTTACATCGCGAAAAGGCAAAACTATTTTCAGCAGCCCGGGTTATGAGTTGCGCTTTGAATGTGAGGAAGCGATTGAAAAGCTCAAATCAAATCTGGTTGATGCCTCTTATTCCAGGCACAAAGCAGCAGCAGGAAAATATTTCTTTAAACTAACTATTGATGAAGAACTAACAGTGACCAGCAGGAAATATTCTACAGAGCTGAGGTTGCAGAAGGGAATTGATGAAGTGAATCAAAGCGCGGCTTCGGCTGAAATTCTCGATTTCACCCAAAACGACATCGTCTTCGGATAA
- a CDS encoding acyltransferase family protein, giving the protein MRIPQLTFTRFIAALAIVIYHYGRESFFFKNEKISFIFEQADLGVSYFFILSGFVMMVAYNKLERVDFKKYLANRLIRIYPAYFLAGFLTLAASMFTSYLTSNFVLYNTMLQTWFPGKALSINYPGWSLSIELFFYVSFPFLFNKVYRQIKIKRIAVFILGIWIATQIFANVIDEDIMIGRLNFQDLKYHPLLHFNEFLAGNLAGLYFMRQERLSKNYFYPILALLITLVLTFKFAQKLELHHGLLAIIFVPLIILMSLSNDRLTLLFRSKPFEFLGEISFGIYIFQAPVWLMLSNLKLEGYFGLHEKTDGNLCFFIRLIILIGISAISYVLFEKPIRERLRRS; this is encoded by the coding sequence TTGAGAATCCCACAATTAACTTTTACAAGATTCATTGCCGCTTTGGCGATAGTCATTTATCATTATGGGCGGGAAAGTTTCTTTTTTAAAAACGAAAAAATATCTTTTATTTTTGAACAGGCTGACCTTGGTGTAAGTTATTTCTTTATCCTTTCAGGATTTGTAATGATGGTAGCTTACAATAAACTTGAACGTGTGGACTTCAAAAAGTACCTCGCCAACAGGCTAATCCGAATCTATCCCGCATATTTCCTTGCAGGTTTCCTTACCCTGGCGGCAAGCATGTTTACCTCATATCTTACCAGCAATTTCGTTTTATACAATACGATGCTACAAACCTGGTTTCCAGGAAAAGCGCTTTCAATAAATTATCCCGGATGGTCTCTTTCCATTGAGCTTTTTTTTTATGTGAGCTTTCCATTTTTGTTCAATAAGGTATACCGACAAATCAAAATAAAAAGAATCGCCGTTTTTATCCTCGGGATCTGGATTGCCACACAAATATTTGCAAATGTCATTGATGAGGACATTATGATTGGACGATTAAATTTTCAGGATCTGAAATACCATCCATTACTGCATTTCAATGAATTTCTGGCAGGAAATCTGGCGGGACTTTATTTTATGCGACAGGAGCGATTGTCAAAAAACTACTTCTACCCTATTCTCGCACTATTAATCACGCTTGTATTGACATTTAAATTCGCGCAAAAATTAGAGCTTCATCATGGATTGCTGGCCATTATTTTTGTACCCTTGATTATTTTGATGTCATTGAGCAATGACCGGCTTACCCTGCTATTCAGAAGCAAACCTTTTGAATTTTTAGGAGAAATCAGTTTCGGGATTTATATTTTTCAGGCACCTGTATGGCTTATGCTTTCCAATCTTAAACTTGAAGGGTATTTTGGGTTACATGAAAAAACAGATGGTAATTTATGCTTTTTCATAAGACTTATCATACTGATAGGGATCTCGGCGATAAGCTATGTGCTTTTTGAAAAGCCGATCAGGGAGAGATTAAGGCGTTCATAA